In Entelurus aequoreus isolate RoL-2023_Sb linkage group LG12, RoL_Eaeq_v1.1, whole genome shotgun sequence, the DNA window tccggtagcattcaaaaatagaccagagatgcttgtactatatgtatatttggcaattttggtattgcaataatcctaatgatatggttacccaacagccatcgtctcggggactcagatgatagcgaagaagacccgggaaatagtgacctcacatctctggggttggcaagccaattgcacaggcagagtaaggaataatctcttaacatcgaaaacaacaaaaccaccacattaatattaaagatatggttaacattcttagtgctaaagatattcccctctccttgtatcccttctcccagctccaccgtctcgccgagtgacagcaagagtcatgagtacttgtcaactcgactcctcaactggagataactttctaggtaaagactgatctctgaaataatatcccagcatccagtaaccatggttaacagatcacaaccatttaataccaatttatctcccttagcacctcaccatggggaaggacgcattcatatgccttcaccagcacctgcattaaacatgcagagagttacacaaggtagggactgaactctgaaatattagtgtatagataggccccttgggtattaccagtcatggttaactgatggctctctcacaatgcccacctcactaggaacggcagtccctcctcgactccctccacccccctcaccagcagccctcaacatgtggcagacccaggagcctggatccagcctggcctacaggccaacatggcgagggggaagaatggccgacaacatttcctgctctggtgagcaataactgacaaataccggatggtcattctgtgccacaaattttggaaaaaattcaaattcacaagcaatcacatattttcttcaaactttgtcaataacttttgtcattaactaaggtcaatagctaatgtcaggattatgagtaatgaggataaacactgaaacatgttaattttatactgctgtttgtcaacagcgcctgaggtaatccacatccttagcctgctggaaactattaagcacaaccaagaccagctgattgcgaaggtaaacttcttaagccttgaataggtcaataattcataatgacattgattttgattcattattattttttaaagaaagaaacagcctacatggcagctttgtgtgattagagtaaacattgctacattttcttgttacatttcacctgtttgctctttaaataccacttttaatgttttttatttatttcgatcgtattttttaaaaatgtgccctggggccgttaaaaaatgacctgcaggccgcaaatggcccccgggccgcactttggacacccctggcctacacgaatacaaacatagaatgatagtacaaatataataagaaaacaatgtcaacctcccaaagttgggttatggatatttatttatgccccccacccccaacccccagccgctgtcatccaacagagccaaacaagtactctgatcaaggaaccaaataacgatattgtttaaacattttggatgtcttgcacacctataccctgatcacaaattcatagtttacgcaccttattttaaccacctccagtaactaagtctttttttttttttttcaaatgtaatctccttaatacctatcacatattttgtattgtgtaagcatacttggctttggatgcttcctaccataaacataaacgtatctgtcttgtaatcttgtttgattacaggtgctgtgagtaaaaatgtgttgacaaggtcagccacggacgctgaggtcaccaaacacgccatcaggtggttcaacttggcgggggatcgggcaacgaggagacgagtcccgcttccacctcctcaggaggaatagagatgtatatgtataaataaacaaccttttattggacttcttgtcattcaccagttattcattttctgatatgttagctgtgcatggagcagtgtttccttgaagttgtagcctaatagattaaatatgtatatttactttttaaatatatattatatatatttactttatagagtgaattgaccattttctgtttctgcctattgacaatattgttagtttaaaaatacaaggcaatgcatatgtaagcctatattgctgtagtagggcttagtgaattttttagtttcctattttatcctacagcaagaacagaagggattttgaaattaagataaaggggtccaaaacggccagatgagccagggtttttatgagtccgttgctggtccgcggcgggaggttaggctttgatcttgggtgcggagcggatgcagcgcgccgtcacggcgcacccgccgtcacggcgcacccgccgtcacggcgcacccgccgcggaaataaggctttgatcatgggtacggagcggatgcagcgcgccgtcacggcgcacccgccgcggaaataaggctttgatcatgggtgcgatGCGGATGCaacgcgccgccacggcggatcagCTACccgccgccgtggcggatacgttcctgagtgcaaatggacgccgatgcgggtacatttcgcggttccgttccggaaagcgcgatacctgcgcgggggatccgccgcgtaGTGTTTTTACTGTGTgggaagctaacattagcatgttaaaagttagcatgtgtcacataccaagttgtatgactaagATGTATAGCTGTAGAATTAGAGAAAAAGTGTCAAATTAGTTAAAAAGGTCACTATGATGCTGCTTGTATATCATATGTAACCGTGTTAAAGGCAATCCCAGTTAGGGGAAAATAACCAACACTAATCCATAGGAACTAACATTTGTTAGCTCTCTGTGGTAACTGTCATTATGTACATGTAATCATCATGCATTTGGACGGTCTCCTCGGAGAAACACTAACATGCATAATTTTTAAAGATGGCTACTACACGCCAAAACCACAAACTGTAATACCCTTGTCAGCCTGTAGGAGTCATACATCATTAAGGACTACAACCGAGATGGTGGACAgctttaaaaactaaaaaatgtaAATGGCCACCGGATATGATGTATACTTCCTGTTTCCGGTCTAGGCCATGCCCACTTCCGGTGGTCATAAATTAATCCCCCCCAAGCCCCCCTTAATTAGTGGGTCCATGGAGGCCACGCCCACTTCCTGGGAAGGTCATTAACCCCCCTCACTTCCAGTCATAAAACAATCCCCCATATTCCCCGGTGGCCCCCACCCCCTTTTTTGGTGGGCCTAAATCTTCTTCCAAAGTGGCTACCACACACCAAAACCACAAACTGTCATACCCTTGTCAGCCTGTAGGAGTCATAAATCATTAAGGACTACAATCTAGATGGTggacagcttaaaaaaaaaaattcaaaattaaaatggCCACCGGATATGATGTATACTTCCTGTTTCCGGTTTAGGCCATGCCCACTTCCGGGGGTCATAAATCAATCTCCCGATATCTCCCCTTAATTAGTGGGTCCATGGAGGACCTTCCCAGGAAATGGGAATGCCCTCCATGGTCATAAACCCCCCCTCACTTCCGGTCATAAAACAATCCCCTACATTCCCCGGTAgccgccccccccccctttttttttggtGGGCCTAAATCTTCTTCCAAAGTGGCTACCACACACCAAAACCACAAACTGTCATACCCTTGTCAGCCTGTAGGAGTCATACATCATTAAGGACTACAACCGAGATGGTGGACAGCtttaaaaactacaaaattacACAAAACAATACCCCCCATCCCACGGTGGCCCCCCTTTTTTGGTGGGCCTATATCTTCTCACATGCAGTGATTGTCAGTCAAAGGCAGTCTTTTAAATAGCCTTAGAAAAATGCATGTTATTGTCTGTGCAGTCTTGGCAAAAAAAGGTTTTTAGTCAGCGTTAAAGTCCCTTCAATCTGTGCTTCTGCTGAGTTTAAAGTGTTTGGTTTGGCTAGTCTCTCCCTGTCAGAGAGTGGAGGCGGGAGGAAGAAACTAGGTGAATCAGAGGCTTCCCCGTCCCTgctgatggaaaaaaaaaacaaaaacccaccAAGACTTCGGCTTACTGAGCAAACACAACTGACAATGACGTTGCTATTTTAGCTCAGAGTAAATAACGAGGCGTGGGGACACAAAGTGTGACCTATATGGCGACCTGGCGCCGGATAAATAGGCAGCGTAATTGTCGTGCTGCAGGTGGAATGTGTGCGAGGTGGGAGTAGAGCCCTGGCCGGTTGTCATAAAAACAGCAGGCGGTCCGAGAAGACATGAGCTCACCATCGTTAGAATGAAGGGCGTGGCCAAGTTTGTCACCGCTGTGGACCTGATGTTGCCGTGGAGACAGAACACTCACATATTGGCTTAGTCCCACACCACTGGGAAATTAAAACAGCAGCCCAGTGCAACaggcatttgtgtgtgtgtgtgtgctcaggtGCACGCTGCATACATTGCCtaattacaatgacaataatgtCAGCCATTTTTGGAGACATATTCACCACGCTTGTCCGGCGTTAGTCGTCAAGCGGGGAGAAGCAATTACTGGCCTATCAGATCAGTGTGTGCGTTATTTGTTATTGTGCTGACAACAAAAATGTACACAACAACATTTTGATACACGATCACAATGTCAATAGACGGCGACGACGTGGACGCAAAAAAAAGTGAACCATTTTATTACATTAAAATGTTCCATACAAACAATGCATACACACTAGTTTCATATTGCTTCAAACGAAAGCTTCTTTTCCCGCTTGAGTCCCGGTAAAACAACTCTGTAACAAAGTATAAGTACaacatttatgaaaatataaaTCTCTAAACAGGTAATCAGTACAAAGAATACCATTATAAACATTCATCACCATATTGTCAACTAGGAGTTGCAAACATAGAAGTTGTTAAAAGTCATTCAAGTTACCTTAACGTACAAATAATACCGTTTACTGGCTTCCACGTGGTCACATTCAAATAACGCTTAAAATTGGCATTCCAATATATTAGCAGAggactcttcttttttttcctttttgtttttaaacaataacacattttgtCTATCATGAACACAAAATACAGTTCAACATTGAAACCATTTTGTAACAATACCGTTGCACCACAAGCctcattaaacaaaataaacacaacttaGATGGGGACTTTGGCAATTACATGATATCGTAAACTTTATTGAGAGAATCCAGGGAATATTTTAAAGCTTGATGCTGCTACCTTGTTTGAAAGGAACCAAGGGCCATCATCTTAAAACTGAGTCAACATAGAAGGTGGATTAGCCCTTTGAGAGGAGGGTGTGTGTGGCTTAGTCTCAGGTCAACATTACAGTACTTAATCACAGCTGGAGCTGATCCTAACAATGTTGAGTTATGTGGGCTTTCTTTAACTGCCAAGATCAGGGGTTTCCAAAATGTTTCCTCCCAGGACCACTTTGATACATGTTCATTAAAGACACTACAACCAATAAACCAATCCatataataaaagttaaaagttaaagtcccgacgatagtcaaacacacactaggtgtagtgaaattatcctctgcatttgacccatccccatgttcaccccctgggaggtgaggggagcagtgagcagcagcggtggccgtgctcgggaatcattttggtgatttaacccccaattccaacccttgatgctgagtgccaagcagggaggcaatgggtcccatttttatagtctttggtacgactcacTTTGAACTCAcggccttccagtctcagggcggacactctaaccacaaagccactgagcaggatAATGCTAGCATATATTAGCTTTGTGTCATCTTTATTAATATATTTCATTTTTATAACTTGCAGAGGGtcgataaaaaaaacaaggtgCCGGCAGAAAAataactttggacacccctgaccaagATGTATGTCAAACTGCATAACAAAGGCATTTTTGTCAAAGGTACAGTTAAAAGTACAGTTtacaataaatgtattatttgtcCACAAATCTTGTGGACATATCCTTTTCTTGTTTAGTCTTTGCAACAATAATAAAGGCAGGACAAAGTACCTGGACGTCCTCTTGTGTTACGGTAGGCAAATCCTGTTTGAAAACTGTGTTAAGACAACTCCAGATCAGCTAAAACAACTAACACCATACTCCATACAGGAATAAATCTAATATTTGCTCACAAACCACCAATAAAGTGCTTCCACCTAGTGTCTAAACctctaaatatactgtatattcacaGGGCCAAATGGACTTACAACATTGTTCTGTTGTCTTATCGACTTGTGAACACTAACTCCACTAGACCTAAAGCAAGTACACTGATTAAGGCGTGCCTGTGCATGGTGCTCTGCTACACTGTTTGCTCCTTAGTGGTGTTCCCCTTTTCAAACATACAGCTCACAGGATGATGGAACTGCAGGCAAAACAACTGTTGTCACAAGGAGCAACCTGTCActcctgtgtgtgtatgtgtgtgtgtgtatactgtgttTACAAATTCCCTGCTTTTTCATAAATCTTGTGGTCTGCACATAAAGTACATTTAGAAATTCCAGGCACTCACTTTGATTGCATTAAGCACAATAACATTTTAAGGAGTTGCACAAATTGCAGCAGCCAAAAAGAGCTATGCACATACAGTATTTTTTTGTACATACCAAATGATGTAACCCTATGGCCCACGATGTAAATTAACATATTGTACAATGAAAGTGGCAAAGGTGACTGGAATGGCTTGGACAATGTTCTGTCACTGATACATTTGAAAGATACCTTTGTTCTTCAAATGCAAAAAGGACACATTAACGGCAAACTCATATCACATAGAATTTGTTTTCCTTCATGCGTTATTTTCCCCAACCATCTGAATGTAAAACCAACCAAAACAGCGTGACAGCTAGACAATATATCTTTTGAGTGTAGCGTTTAAATAGTCTGACAAACGCCTGAAATTTGCAGCTGAATCATGTGGCTGTAAACAAGAGTCCACCATAACATCCCCCCTCCTAGATTCTGAAACTCCCGGCATCGCTTCGCCATaccaattttttttcaaaattcccaCACGCTCACTGCAGCAACTCTGCCTTTTTCGTTGGCGTAGTAGACTCACCTTCACCGGAGTCAGACACATTGATTGGGCTGTCCCTGGAGAAGACTTCTGTTGATTCCCTCCAAATGCAGTCAGCGACACTCTTAAAGGAATGATTGCCACATTTGGGCCGCACTTTCTGTGAAGCATTGTTGACTATCTGGCGGCTGTTGGAGGTGGCTATTTTGATCTTGAGCGCAGCATCTACACGGTCCACCACAGTGTATGTGCCAATGCTGCCATCCTCAAAGCCAATGATGATGTTCAAAGCTCTTTGAGAGAGTGAAAGGAAAGTGGGTGTCTTATATAAAGAGCATGTGCCAATGCTTTTACCGTCAGCAAGGCGCATCACAATCAAATTGGAAACAACGCCGGCTTCGTCGTCCTCATCACAGTTGCGAAAGCAGACATATACGAGATAGCGGCCGTCTCGTGATAATTTCTGACGCCAGATTATACCGGCAGCATGAACAAGCCTCAGTTTCCCGCTGTGCAAGTCCAGCACATTAATATTCTCGTCACCTTTGGACACAATTCCTTGTTTGCCATTGGGTGAGATCTGGAAATCCTCAAGATTTTTGAGGAAGTTGGCCGGCAACTGGACACGCCTGCAAACGGCCTCGTCCGCCACGCTCCAGATGAAAACGGTCTCTGTGGATGTGATGAACACGACGCAGTCGGGGCAGTCAGGGATAAGTTTGAAACTGACGATAGTGATGCCATCATCACAAACAAATTTTTTGGATACGCTGCCTGACCACAAGCTGACAGCAAGGAGCTTGTTTTTGGAGGTTCCTACAAGAAATGTGTTGGCTGTAGTGATCAATGCGTTCTGGAGGGTGACCAAGATGTTGCACACCTTGTGTCCTGTGGCAAGTCTCCAAACCCTTGAGGCATTTTGCTCACAAAGGGAAACAACAAACTGGTCGTTGTGGGTGATTAGCAACTGGGATATTCTCTGTCCGTTGATGCGAAAAATGTTCTCCCCAGAGTTGGTTTGCCAAATGTACTGACTGCACTTGTCATCTGAAGTTACCATTAGATCACCTGAGGAGGTTAGCACACAATTCTCCACTATGCCCTCATGCTTAAAAACAGTCTCTATAAATCCAGTGCCAAAATTCCACTTGTGGACTGCTTCTGAGCCATCCATTGTAAACACATAATCCTCTCTGCCAGACAACTGCAATGTTTGGATCTTCTTTCCTGTTTTGTCAATATTAGACATTGCTGTGATGATATCAATGTCCCAGACAGACAGCACTCCACTGCTTGCAACAGAAAGGAGCAGATTGTGGTGAACTGATTTGATGAGTTTGACAATGGCCCCTGATATCTCAATCAGGCTGGCCATGCATTGCCCGCTGTCCCTTCTCCACACAAAGATGGAAGAGGTGTTCTCCATTGAGGCCACAATGCTTTGTCCGTTTTTGGAGAGAACTGCAGCGACAAAGCGTTCGCTACGTTTGGCTTTAAACTTCTCCACCATTTTCCACACTTTTGTATCTAGGACCTCAATACTTCTGGCCTTGCATAAGAGAATTGAGCGCTGGTCTTCAGACAGCTCAATGCTCAGCACTTCACTATCATCTCCTCTGCAGTCATAATCCTCCATCAATCGTGGGTTGGTGATTTCTTTAGTGTTCCATACTGAGAGACTACCCTCATTGTCAATCATCACCATTTGGTTGAGAGTGTCCAGGACAAGGATTGACTTGACAAAACCTCCAGAAAACTCAGATGTAACAGTGGCCAACTTGTCCCCATTTCCAAGATGAAAGATGGATGCAGTGTTGAGGTACTGACCACAGAAAGCATACATTCCATCTGGAGAGCACTGGACACAAGTCACCTCGTACCAGCAATGGAACTGATAGAGAGGCCAGCCGTAAAGTAAGTCGATGACATTGACGTCTTTACTGGCCTCAAGCCAAGCTAAAGCATGGTGAGTGGACAAAGTGAAGCCATTGATGAAGGCCACTCCACCAGTGATGCCACCGTGTTTGGACCCCTTGATTTCAACCTCTGATAAAAGGCAGGATTTATGATTATCATAGATTAGAAGTGTGTTTTTAGTGGTAGCCACAACAAGATATTTTTCATCACTGGTTAGTCTGATTCCCAGCACAACAGATTTGGCTGTGTCGATCTGTCGTAGCAGTTGTCTGCTCTCGACATCCCACGTGCTGACAGACCCATCTTCAAGCGCTACAAGGACAATGTTTGGGGCTAGGGTGGGCAGGATCTCCACAATCTGCATGTAACTTGAGCACAAAGGAAGTCTCTCCGGACTGTACGTGACATCCATCGAGGAGTGCAGAGGCACAATTGAGCAGTACTTCGGACCATCCTTGTCGCACTCCAGAAGGAGGTGTCGAAGTTTGGGCAAGGAGGTGACAACTGGCAAAAGCCTTTGCTGCAGTTCTGCTGAGAGGGATGCTGGGTTTTTCAAGACTTTTACCTTGATGCTGCTGAGAGTGGTGGATAGAAACTTCAGTTCTTTTTCTTGCGTGTAACTGTAGGCCAAGTCAATATCGTTCAAGGCCTTATCAAATTGGCCAATCTTGATCATTGTGTAGAGCCAGCTAAAGTTCATAATGACGCCAAACATGAGATCATCAGTGCGTCCACTTCTGGTGAGGTGGAACACCAACTCTGTCATCTTCCTGTGgttgacaaaaaaaatgtcaggCTCCAGTAGGTTGCACTGAAAGACCCAAGGTTGCTCCGGTGTTTGCCTGTCATAAGAGTACTTGTCAGATGATGTTTTCTCATGGGATTGTTGATGGTGGGGGTTTTTGTGGTGTGATATATTTTGGGAAGTGAAATGATTGTTGTCATATGTAAAAATCTTCTTTCTGCCCCCTGACCATGCCCCCAGAAAGTACTCCGCTAGTAGGCTGTGCATTTGATGGACATCCTCCTCGTTGCTTAGGTACAGTTTTTGGGCAATGAGATGAAGATGTCTGTTGGCCCAGACCATCAGGGTGACATTGCGTACCTGACGTTCCACTAGATAACCTTCCAGCTCCTCTTTGAGCCTCGCTACCAAATCACAAGAGATCCTCAAGGGATTTTTGAGGTAAGATGCAACTATAACATCACCAAGAACTATGTTATCCAGGGATAAGATATCCTCTAACTCAACTTCAGTTAACCCTGCCTTAGCCATGGTGATATATCCTAATGCTCTAAAGACAAATCTTTGGCCCAACTTATTCTCTACTGAATAGAACAGCTGTTCTATGCTTTCATGAACAGTGGAGCACAGAGATTTTTCATCAACATCTTTGTGGGACTTCCAGTGGACAACCTCTCTGTAGATTAAATTGACAAACATTGGCAATGTACACTTGGCTAGAGCCTCGTTGACATAGATCTGCTGGCCTGAGGTGACCTTTCTCTTCACACCAAGTAACTGTTGCTTTAACGTCTGGCTGCAAACCTTGCGGTCTCTCTGGGTTAATTCTACATAATAGTCCTCATCATGGATGCTATGTCGGAGCTTCTGCAGAATGCCATGTTTATTGGGCAATGTTGAGATGACAATGCGGACTGTCCGAGGGAGGTGTATGGGGAGCCACCAGAGCTTCCGGGCTTCGTCGGCATCTGACAGCTGCTCCAAGGCATCCAGTACGATGACCAAAGGCCTGTGAAAGGAGGATTCCCCAAGAAGGTTGATCAGGAGCTCCCTCATCTCCTGGATCTTGTTAGGCAAAAAGTGAATCAAGCAGCGATAATTTATTGCAATCTGTTCACAGATGCTCTGGAGGAGGGTGCGCAAGTCTGTAGAGGGCTGACTTGAGCCAATGAAACGGACAATGACCACTGGGTCAGTTTCAGGGCCCATCTCTTTCTGTAGCCACATGTAGGCCTGAAGAACAACAATGTGGACAGAGGTTTAAGGTTGCATCACACCACATATTTTGTTGAATTGATACTAACACTAGACTGAGTGATCTTACCTGTTTGGCAACTTCCGAAAGCAGCAACGTTTTTCCTGTGCAGGGTCCTCCGTGCACCACAAGCGGACTCATCCTACTCCCCTTAGATGGTAAAATGTACTCCTGCAGGTAATCTAAGAACTCAGTTTTATATTCATACAATGCTGCGTAGGCTTTGCAAAGGGACAAGTGCTGCAGGATCTCATCGTACAGTGGGTCAGTCTCTGTGTCAAAGTTCTGCTGGACTGTGGCCTGAATGATATCCACCATGTCCTCGTAGAACTGTTTGCACAGACCCTCAACATAATGGCTCTCCACTTCCTGGGAGTAGCCGAGTTTCATGTCGCAATGTGTGACAGAGGAGTAAACACGAAGGTTGGACGCCGCCACCACTGTTGGTATAAACTCATCCCGCACCTTCAACAGGCGCTCGTAGGCTTCCTGGTTGCGCATGATGCGATCACCGCTCACCACAATGTCCATGTAGCGGGACATCTCCGGGAGTTTGGCAAAACGGTCAAAGTTTGAGATTTTGCGTATGTAGCAAACACATTTCCTGAGAAAGGCAGGAGTTTGTTTCCCAAGGGCAAAGTCTAATTCATCCTCCAACGCTAAAATgagagaaacaaaaaaataacattgtcTTATTTGTCACTTTAGTACACACTGACAAATTGCATGTGGAAACCTAAACTAAATGGATACTATTTTCCTAAGCTGTCAATAGTAAGCTGATTAAGATGCAGCTTGAGTATAATGCTCGACATCTTCCTTAGATAGAAGTCTAACAGATGTAGATTTCTTTCAGGCGATAATCTGAGAAGCTTTAGTAACCCTTTTGCCAGCGATTACATTGATTTCCCCCGAGCTTCATTTAATTGGAGCCAAAGTTGATAACGGCACGACTGAAGGGTAAAAGAGGCTCCCCGCAAAGAGTCTACCAGTATCTCTTGTGTAGTTTTGTTCACACACGAGCCTGCTAATTTGATCCCAGAGACACAATTGTGAAAGAAAAACTTTGTCCTTATAGGAGCTCAATTAAAGAGTATAACATTTTTCTTACACTAAAGAATATCCCCTGattcaagtttttattatttattattgactgTTGTTTATCCCTTTGCAACAACACATTGTAATTGGCAAGCTACTGTCAGAAAACAGTGATTAATAAGAATAAGATGCATGCTCTGACATGGAAAATGCAGACCTGAAACTAACCAGAGCAAAGGAATTTCTTAGCCTCAGTGCCCTGCATTGTCCCCTTCTCTTGAAGCTGCAGCACTGCCGTACGGAAAATCCGCTTGATCTCCTCAGACACTTTCCTCCAGGCCTTGTCATTCTTGGTCTTGGCTGCCCCGCTGGACTCCATCTAAGTTGGATGGCAGGCAGGGAAAGGACAGATTGAATTTAGCCTACAGACTTGCGTCACACTGAGAAATGACTGCAGAAAGGGGATGCATGCAGAACTGCTTGACTGAATATTAGAATTTCGAATTTCGAAGTGAACTTTTTTATGCACTTTCTGGTATAACACAAAGTTTAAGACGAAGAAATGAGAAACAAAACATCGCAAAGGCAGGCAAGTCGACCAACGCTATATGGGGTAACCTGCAAGCTCTTTCATTGATACACTCACAGAGTTCTGGTAATTCTTCAGCATTTGGGCTTTAGGTTTGAGGTAGTATGCGGGTGGCACAGAGTTTTCATCCCTGCAGTACCACTCGTccaagatgtgtgtgtccagcccAGCCTCTACCG includes these proteins:
- the LOC133662258 gene encoding NACHT and WD repeat domain-containing protein 2 isoform X2 encodes the protein MKRMNPRWKSPAMWPSGVGSRQPCPRESALRRAAISGNIPALPPHHVPSGRSVRVFICANPDDTEAERNALKEHVYPKLRDFCRENYGIEFQVVDLYWGVDPEEWDSPELQRLRMKLLEECLKTSAGPCFVGLVGEKYGSIRVPGEVESAEFEMILDAAVEAGLDTHILDEWYCRDENSVPPAYYLKPKAQMLKNYQNSMESSGAAKTKNDKAWRKVSEEIKRIFRTAVLQLQEKGTMQGTEAKKFLCSALEDELDFALGKQTPAFLRKCVCYIRKISNFDRFAKLPEMSRYMDIVVSGDRIMRNQEAYERLLKVRDEFIPTVVAASNLRVYSSVTHCDMKLGYSQEVESHYVEGLCKQFYEDMVDIIQATVQQNFDTETDPLYDEILQHLSLCKAYAALYEYKTEFLDYLQEYILPSKGSRMSPLVVHGGPCTGKTLLLSEVAKQAYMWLQKEMGPETDPVVIVRFIGSSQPSTDLRTLLQSICEQIAINYRCLIHFLPNKIQEMRELLINLLGESSFHRPLVIVLDALEQLSDADEARKLWWLPIHLPRTVRIVISTLPNKHGILQKLRHSIHDEDYYVELTQRDRKVCSQTLKQQLLGVKRKVTSGQQIYVNEALAKCTLPMFVNLIYREVVHWKSHKDVDEKSLCSTVHESIEQLFYSVENKLGQRFVFRALGYITMAKAGLTEVELEDILSLDNIVLGDVIVASYLKNPLRISCDLVARLKEELEGYLVERQVRNVTLMVWANRHLHLIAQKLYLSNEEDVHQMHSLLAEYFLGAWSGGRKKIFTYDNNHFTSQNISHHKNPHHQQSHEKTSSDKYSYDRQTPEQPWVFQCNLLEPDIFFVNHRKMTELVFHLTRSGRTDDLMFGVIMNFSWLYTMIKIGQFDKALNDIDLAYSYTQEKELKFLSTTLSSIKVKVLKNPASLSAELQQRLLPVVTSLPKLRHLLLECDKDGPKYCSIVPLHSSMDVTYSPERLPLCSSYMQIVEILPTLAPNIVLVALEDGSVSTWDVESRQLLRQIDTAKSVVLGIRLTSDEKYLVVATTKNTLLIYDNHKSCLLSEVEIKGSKHGGITGGVAFINGFTLSTHHALAWLEASKDVNVIDLLYGWPLYQFHCWYEVTCVQCSPDGMYAFCGQYLNTASIFHLGNGDKLATVTSEFSGGFVKSILVLDTLNQMVMIDNEGSLSVWNTKEITNPRLMEDYDCRGDDSEVLSIELSEDQRSILLCKARSIEVLDTKVWKMVEKFKAKRSERFVAAVLSKNGQSIVASMENTSSIFVWRRDSGQCMASLIEISGAIVKLIKSVHHNLLLSVASSGVLSVWDIDIITAMSNIDKTGKKIQTLQLSGREDYVFTMDGSEAVHKWNFGTGFIETVFKHEGIVENCVLTSSGDLMVTSDDKCSQYIWQTNSGENIFRINGQRISQLLITHNDQFVVSLCEQNASRVWRLATGHKVCNILVTLQNALITTANTFLVGTSKNKLLAVSLWSGSVSKKFVCDDGITIVSFKLIPDCPDCVVFITSTETVFIWSVADEAVCRRVQLPANFLKNLEDFQISPNGKQGIVSKGDENINVLDLHSGKLRLVHAAGIIWRQKLSRDGRYLVYVCFRNCDEDDEAGVVSNLIVMRLADGKSIGTCSLYKTPTFLSLSQRALNIIIGFEDGSIGTYTVVDRVDAALKIKIATSNSRQIVNNASQKVRPKCGNHSFKSVADCIWRESTEVFSRDSPINVSDSGEAPPPTGQMGCHCCRMMKSYMSDPSVAADVSKTDSLYRTHSLSGGALGGRRSLKEDKEGFHNLAYTISGDSSLRLEVDNNHVNHKLHAAPPPASASAPPAEGGLYIIQPNALGPQWVMRDTRHSQVPVYNQRVFGELRHWDSILSADEVDEGVGGTPEYPCDTGDEGSVLSVDIQTSTNSLSSGDTRYERKCKAADVSTVESGICVTKSEDEEDEVQSVTDSMVAEALAALEAATAGEDCE